One stretch of Nocardia mangyaensis DNA includes these proteins:
- a CDS encoding TetR family transcriptional regulator: MAHDDAAQFRLTVVDQALRLFAERGYEATTVDEIAAAAGVSRRTFFRQFRSKEDVIFADHEFQLATAQEFLEGAEGDPWDAVCAAVLGVFERFTQWRDIAARRYQVVRRVPALREREIVTVFRYERLFTEFLRERLPEVPDLVRVQFTAAVTATHNYLLRRMVRGESAATVADLRAELAAIPRGRRAGAESDELVVAVFPRDMPPREMADLLSARLGNL, encoded by the coding sequence GTGGCACACGATGATGCGGCGCAGTTTCGGCTCACGGTGGTGGATCAGGCGTTGCGGTTGTTCGCCGAGCGGGGGTACGAGGCGACGACGGTGGACGAGATCGCGGCGGCGGCGGGTGTCTCGCGGCGGACGTTCTTTCGGCAGTTCCGGTCGAAGGAGGACGTGATCTTCGCCGATCACGAGTTCCAGTTGGCGACGGCCCAGGAGTTTCTGGAGGGGGCCGAGGGGGATCCGTGGGACGCGGTGTGCGCGGCCGTGCTCGGGGTGTTCGAGCGGTTCACCCAGTGGCGCGACATCGCCGCGCGGCGGTATCAGGTGGTGCGGCGGGTGCCCGCGTTGCGCGAGCGCGAGATCGTGACGGTGTTCCGGTACGAGCGGTTGTTCACCGAGTTCCTGCGCGAGCGGCTGCCGGAGGTGCCGGATCTGGTGCGGGTGCAGTTCACGGCCGCGGTGACCGCCACGCACAACTATCTGCTGCGCCGGATGGTGCGCGGGGAGTCGGCGGCCACGGTGGCGGATCTGCGCGCCGAGCTGGCGGCGATTCCGCGCGGCAGGCGCGCCGGCGCCGAGTCCGACGAACTGGTGGTCGCGGTGTTCCCGCGCGACATGCCGCCGCGCGAGATGGCCGATCTCCTCTCCGCCCGGCTCGGTAACCTGTGA
- a CDS encoding acyl-CoA dehydrogenase, protein MAGNPDFDLFKLEDFHDELRGAIRGLAEKEIAPFAKDVDGNARFPEEALTALNAAGFNAVHVPEAYGGQGADSVATCIVIEEVARVCGSSSLIPAVNKLGTMGLILNGSEELKTKVLADIVNGEMASYALSEREAGSDAAAMRTRAKADGDDWILNGSKCWITNGGKSSWYTVMAVTDADKGANGISSFLVHKDDEGFVVGPLEHKLGIKGSPTAELYFENCRIPGDRIVGEPGTGFKTALQTLDHTRPTIGAQAVGLAQGALDAAIAYTKDRKQFGKTIASFQNTEFMLADMAMKIEAARLMVYTSAARAERGEKNLGFISAAAKCFASDVAMEVTTNAVQLFGGAGYTTDFPVERMMRDAKITQIYEGTNQIQRLVMARQILR, encoded by the coding sequence ATGGCTGGAAACCCCGATTTCGACCTGTTCAAGCTCGAGGACTTCCACGACGAACTGCGTGGGGCCATCCGCGGCCTCGCCGAGAAGGAAATCGCTCCCTTCGCCAAGGACGTCGACGGCAACGCGCGCTTCCCCGAGGAGGCGCTGACCGCGCTCAACGCCGCGGGCTTCAACGCCGTGCACGTGCCGGAGGCCTACGGCGGTCAGGGCGCCGACTCGGTCGCGACTTGTATCGTCATCGAGGAAGTCGCCCGCGTCTGCGGTTCCTCCTCGCTGATCCCCGCGGTCAACAAGCTCGGCACCATGGGCCTGATCCTCAACGGCTCCGAGGAGCTCAAGACCAAGGTGCTGGCCGACATCGTCAACGGCGAGATGGCCTCTTACGCGCTGTCCGAGCGTGAGGCCGGATCCGACGCCGCCGCGATGCGCACCCGTGCCAAGGCCGACGGCGACGACTGGATCCTCAACGGCTCCAAGTGCTGGATCACCAACGGCGGCAAGTCTTCCTGGTACACCGTGATGGCCGTGACCGACGCCGACAAGGGTGCCAACGGCATCTCCTCCTTCCTGGTTCACAAGGACGACGAGGGCTTTGTGGTCGGCCCGCTCGAACACAAGCTGGGCATCAAGGGTTCGCCCACCGCCGAGTTGTACTTCGAGAACTGCCGCATCCCCGGCGACCGCATCGTCGGCGAGCCGGGCACCGGATTCAAGACCGCGCTGCAGACCCTCGACCACACCCGCCCGACCATCGGCGCGCAGGCCGTGGGCCTGGCCCAGGGCGCACTCGACGCCGCGATCGCCTACACCAAGGATCGCAAGCAGTTCGGCAAGACCATCGCCAGCTTCCAGAACACCGAGTTCATGCTGGCCGACATGGCCATGAAGATCGAGGCCGCCCGCCTGATGGTCTACACCTCCGCGGCCCGCGCCGAGCGCGGCGAGAAGAACCTCGGCTTCATCTCCGCCGCCGCCAAGTGCTTCGCCTCGGATGTGGCCATGGAGGTCACCACCAACGCCGTCCAGCTCTTCGGCGGCGCCGGCTACACCACCGACTTCCCGGTCGAGCGCATGATGCGCGACGCGAAGATCACCCAGATCTACGAGGGCACCAACCAGATCCAGCGACTGGTGATGGCCCGCCAGATCCTGCGCTGA
- a CDS encoding GtrA family protein produces MSIVDDVVSVLPPRLRDSAYRHKELIKFAIVGATTFVIDSGLFYLLKWTILAEKPVTAKIISGVVAVIASYILNREWSFKNRGGREKHHEALLFFGVSGIGVALSNIPLWISSYVFDLRQPNVSFLVENVADFVSAFVIGNVLQMVFRFWAMRRWVFPDEMNQIVAEFEELVEEETEHLGR; encoded by the coding sequence GTGTCAATCGTCGACGACGTGGTCAGCGTCCTTCCTCCGCGCCTGCGCGATTCCGCGTACCGGCACAAAGAGCTGATCAAGTTCGCCATCGTCGGTGCCACGACGTTCGTGATCGACAGCGGCCTGTTCTACCTCCTGAAATGGACGATTCTGGCCGAGAAACCCGTCACCGCCAAGATCATTTCCGGTGTTGTCGCGGTGATCGCTTCCTACATTCTCAATCGCGAATGGTCGTTCAAGAACCGCGGCGGACGCGAGAAACATCACGAGGCGCTGCTGTTCTTCGGCGTGAGCGGGATCGGCGTCGCGCTGAGCAACATCCCGCTGTGGATCTCGAGCTATGTCTTCGACCTGCGCCAGCCGAACGTGAGCTTCCTCGTCGAGAACGTCGCCGACTTCGTCAGCGCGTTCGTGATCGGCAACGTGCTGCAGATGGTGTTCCGGTTCTGGGCGATGCGCCGCTGGGTGTTCCCCGACGAGATGAACCAGATCGTCGCCGAGTTCGAGGAACTGGTCGAGGAGGAGACCGAGCACCTCGGTCGCTGA
- the purE gene encoding 5-(carboxyamino)imidazole ribonucleotide mutase: MTSNGPQVGLIMGSDSDWPTMEAAAEALAEFGIRFEVGVVSAHRTPQRMLDYATEAADRGLKVIIAGAGGAAHLPGMVASATPLPVIGVPVPLKYLDGMDSLLSIVQMPAGVPVATVSIGGARNAGLLAVRILAAHDPLLRTRMEHFQSGLEQMVLDKDEALRTKLLG, translated from the coding sequence GTGACTAGCAACGGTCCCCAGGTCGGCCTGATCATGGGCAGCGACTCCGACTGGCCGACGATGGAGGCCGCCGCCGAGGCCCTGGCCGAGTTCGGCATCCGCTTCGAGGTCGGCGTCGTCTCCGCTCATCGCACCCCCCAGCGCATGCTCGACTACGCGACCGAGGCCGCCGACCGCGGCCTGAAGGTCATCATCGCGGGCGCGGGTGGCGCCGCCCACCTCCCCGGCATGGTCGCCTCCGCCACCCCGCTGCCCGTCATCGGTGTGCCCGTCCCCCTGAAATACCTCGACGGCATGGACTCCCTGCTCTCCATCGTCCAGATGCCGGCCGGCGTCCCCGTCGCCACCGTCTCCATCGGCGGCGCCCGCAACGCGGGCCTGCTCGCCGTCCGCATCCTCGCCGCCCACGACCCCCTCCTGCGCACCCGCATGGAGCACTTCCAGTCCGGTCTCGAACAAATGGTGCTCGACAAGGACGAGGCCCTGCGCACCAAGCTCCTGGGCTGA
- a CDS encoding 5-(carboxyamino)imidazole ribonucleotide synthase, producing the protein MTTLHDVSARSFDSSAMPTVTMVGGGQLARMTHQAAVALGQRLRVLAERPEDPAAQVTPDVVFGSHDDLSALRKAALGSHALTFDHEHVPTEHLEVLVAEGVNVAPPPQALIFAQDKLAMRTKLSGLGLPVPAFVEVTAPADAVAFGDEHGWPFVLKAVRGGYDGRGVWMPADADEASRLVTDQLAHGVQLLAEAKVDLLRELSAMVARSPFGQAATWPVVETVQRNGQCAVVIAPAPDLDEDLAARAETMALELAAGLGVVGVMAVELFETRDGEILVNELAMRPHNSGHWGMDGACTGQFEQHLRAVLDYPLGDTTPLAPVTVMANILGAAQAPGMPMDERLHHLYARLPEAKVHLYGKGERPDRKIGHINILGNDVAQVREKAERAAHWMSHAVWTDGWDPHGGA; encoded by the coding sequence ATGACAACATTGCACGACGTGAGTGCACGTTCGTTCGATTCGTCTGCCATGCCCACCGTCACCATGGTCGGTGGGGGCCAACTCGCGCGCATGACGCACCAGGCCGCGGTCGCCCTCGGCCAGCGTCTGCGGGTGCTCGCCGAGCGGCCCGAGGACCCGGCCGCCCAGGTGACCCCCGATGTCGTGTTCGGCAGCCACGACGACCTGTCCGCCCTGCGCAAGGCCGCCCTCGGCTCGCACGCGCTGACCTTCGACCACGAGCACGTGCCGACCGAGCACCTCGAGGTGCTCGTCGCCGAGGGCGTCAATGTGGCGCCGCCGCCGCAGGCGCTGATCTTCGCCCAGGACAAGCTGGCCATGCGCACGAAGCTGTCCGGGCTGGGGCTGCCGGTGCCCGCGTTCGTCGAGGTCACCGCGCCCGCCGACGCGGTCGCCTTCGGCGACGAGCACGGCTGGCCGTTCGTGCTCAAGGCGGTGCGCGGCGGCTACGACGGTCGTGGGGTGTGGATGCCCGCCGACGCGGACGAGGCTTCCCGGCTGGTCACCGATCAGCTCGCGCACGGTGTGCAGCTGCTGGCCGAGGCGAAGGTCGACTTGTTGCGAGAGCTGTCGGCGATGGTCGCGCGCTCGCCGTTCGGGCAGGCCGCGACCTGGCCGGTGGTGGAGACCGTTCAGCGCAACGGTCAGTGCGCCGTGGTGATCGCCCCCGCGCCCGATCTGGACGAGGACCTGGCCGCCCGGGCCGAGACGATGGCGCTGGAGCTGGCCGCCGGTCTCGGCGTGGTCGGGGTGATGGCCGTGGAGCTGTTCGAAACCCGCGACGGCGAGATCCTGGTCAACGAGCTGGCCATGCGCCCGCACAACTCCGGGCACTGGGGCATGGACGGCGCCTGCACCGGCCAGTTCGAACAGCACCTGCGCGCGGTGCTGGACTACCCGCTCGGCGACACCACCCCCCTCGCGCCGGTGACGGTGATGGCCAACATCCTCGGCGCCGCGCAGGCCCCCGGGATGCCGATGGACGAGCGTCTGCACCATCTCTACGCCCGCCTGCCCGAGGCCAAGGTTCACCTCTACGGCAAGGGCGAGCGCCCCGACCGCAAGATCGGGCACATCAACATCCTGGGCAACGATGTCGCTCAGGTCCGGGAGAAGGCCGAGCGGGCGGCGCACTGGATGTCGCACGCGGTCTGGACCGACGGCTGGGACCCCCACGGCGGCGCGTAA
- a CDS encoding response regulator transcription factor: MTAVLLAEDDEAIAAPLSRALGREGYTVTVERFGPAVLRRALEGDHDLLILDLGLPGMDGLEVCRQVRASGADLAVLMLTARTDEVDFVVGLDAGADDYVGKPFRLAELLARVRALLRRSGIGDDAVEVGGIRLEPAARRVLVNGTEVNLANKEYELLKVLIDRAGQVVARETILREVWGDADLRGSKTLDMHMSWLRRKIGDEGPMAERRIVTVRGVGFRLNTDGPSSSRG, encoded by the coding sequence ATGACCGCAGTACTGCTGGCCGAAGACGACGAGGCGATCGCCGCACCCTTGTCGCGTGCGCTGGGCCGTGAGGGTTACACCGTCACCGTCGAACGGTTCGGCCCCGCGGTGCTGCGCCGCGCGCTCGAAGGCGATCACGACCTGCTCATCCTCGACCTGGGCCTGCCCGGCATGGACGGTCTGGAGGTGTGTCGGCAGGTGCGGGCCAGCGGCGCCGATCTGGCGGTGCTGATGCTCACCGCGCGCACCGACGAGGTCGACTTCGTGGTGGGTCTCGACGCGGGCGCCGACGACTACGTCGGCAAACCGTTCCGCCTCGCCGAACTGCTGGCCCGGGTGCGAGCGCTGTTGCGGCGCAGCGGAATCGGTGACGACGCGGTGGAGGTCGGCGGTATCCGGCTCGAACCGGCCGCACGCCGGGTGCTGGTCAACGGGACCGAGGTGAACCTGGCCAACAAGGAGTACGAGCTGCTCAAGGTACTCATCGACCGGGCCGGTCAGGTGGTCGCGCGCGAGACCATCTTGCGTGAGGTGTGGGGCGACGCCGACCTGCGCGGCTCCAAGACCCTCGACATGCACATGTCCTGGTTGCGTCGCAAGATCGGTGACGAGGGCCCGATGGCCGAGCGTCGCATCGTCACCGTGCGCGGGGTCGGGTTCCGGTTGAACACCGACGGACCGTCCTCGAGTCGAGGCTGA
- a CDS encoding sensor histidine kinase, protein MRRRILRSILTVLTITTVVLGVPLIYTAWLWVEDITRNDLQTRLEQVAAEVIAQESVDGTVPHGLDVRAIRALVPEGGKLTIVYPTPTDNAARTDLGVEHLDEPLVESLSMGTSGSLRLEVPAAPMHARQEQAVAAVALAVLASLGAAFSVAVVTARRVADPLRDVAARAARLAMGDFRPDPRRHGIAELDRVSDVLDSATVEIAGRLQREHALVADVSHQLRSRLTAVRLRLDELSTHADPEVVHEAEEAMAQVDRLTDAIDDLVRASRDSDAADRDPVPVMAELRGVVAEWTHPFREAGRELRLIGDESLQAPITGSRLREAVAVLVDNALMHGGGTCIVSVRTVPTMSSRHPLICVEVADEGEGVRDELAPHIFDRGFSAGGSTGVGLALARALVEADGGRLELQRRRPALFAVFLGSTVHRPPAATLTEPR, encoded by the coding sequence GTGCGGCGCCGCATCCTGCGTTCGATCCTGACCGTGCTGACCATCACCACGGTGGTGCTCGGCGTGCCGCTGATCTACACCGCCTGGCTGTGGGTCGAGGACATCACCCGCAACGATCTGCAGACCCGCCTCGAGCAGGTCGCCGCCGAGGTGATCGCCCAGGAGAGCGTCGACGGCACCGTCCCCCACGGCCTCGACGTGCGCGCCATCCGAGCGCTGGTGCCCGAGGGCGGCAAGCTCACGATCGTCTACCCGACCCCGACCGACAATGCCGCGCGCACCGACCTCGGCGTCGAGCATCTCGACGAGCCACTGGTCGAATCGCTGTCGATGGGGACCTCGGGCTCGCTGCGGCTCGAGGTGCCCGCCGCGCCGATGCACGCCAGACAGGAACAGGCCGTGGCCGCGGTCGCGCTGGCCGTACTCGCCTCGCTGGGTGCGGCGTTCTCGGTCGCGGTGGTGACCGCGCGCCGGGTCGCCGATCCGCTCCGTGATGTCGCGGCCCGCGCCGCCCGGTTGGCGATGGGTGATTTCCGCCCCGATCCGCGCAGGCACGGCATCGCCGAACTGGACCGGGTCTCCGATGTGCTCGACTCGGCGACCGTCGAGATCGCGGGTCGCCTGCAGCGCGAGCACGCGCTCGTGGCGGACGTCTCCCACCAGCTGCGCAGCAGGCTGACCGCGGTGCGGCTGCGTCTGGACGAGCTGTCCACCCACGCCGACCCGGAGGTGGTGCACGAGGCCGAGGAGGCGATGGCGCAGGTCGACCGGCTCACCGACGCCATCGACGACCTCGTGCGCGCCTCCCGCGACTCCGATGCCGCCGACCGTGACCCGGTGCCGGTGATGGCGGAGCTGCGCGGCGTCGTCGCCGAGTGGACCCACCCCTTTCGTGAGGCGGGCCGCGAACTGCGCCTGATCGGTGACGAGTCCCTGCAGGCGCCGATCACCGGATCTCGCCTGCGCGAGGCCGTCGCGGTGCTGGTCGACAACGCCCTCATGCACGGGGGCGGTACCTGCATCGTGTCGGTACGGACGGTGCCGACGATGAGTTCGCGGCATCCGCTGATCTGTGTCGAGGTGGCCGATGAGGGCGAGGGCGTGCGCGACGAGCTCGCGCCGCACATCTTCGATCGCGGGTTCTCCGCGGGCGGGTCGACCGGTGTCGGCCTCGCGCTGGCGCGCGCCCTGGTCGAGGCCGACGGCGGGCGTTTGGAGCTGCAGCGGCGCCGTCCCGCGCTGTTCGCGGTGTTCCTCGGGTCGACCGTGCACCGGCCGCCCGCTGCGACGCTCACCGAGCCGCGCTGA
- a CDS encoding PH domain-containing protein: MGYPEDVLAPDEQLILHRHPHWKMLFWPIVTLIGATAIAGFLGGLAWRNTEDQVRMVLLLLIGLVWVGVVGWRVIAAVIAWKSTHFIVTGRRVLVRQGVITHTGIDIPLSRISSVQFRHGVVDRMLGTGTLIIGSSSEEPLEYDDIPQVQQVHSLLYHQVFEADRGRGDQPWTGGYR, encoded by the coding sequence ATGGGTTACCCGGAGGATGTCCTCGCGCCCGACGAGCAGCTGATCCTGCACCGCCACCCGCATTGGAAGATGCTGTTCTGGCCCATCGTCACGCTGATCGGCGCCACCGCGATCGCCGGTTTCCTCGGTGGCCTGGCCTGGCGCAACACCGAAGATCAGGTGCGCATGGTGCTCCTGCTCCTCATCGGGTTGGTCTGGGTCGGTGTGGTCGGCTGGCGAGTGATCGCGGCGGTGATCGCCTGGAAGTCGACGCATTTCATCGTTACCGGGCGGCGCGTGCTGGTTCGCCAGGGCGTGATCACTCACACCGGGATCGACATCCCGCTCAGCCGCATTTCCAGCGTGCAGTTCCGGCACGGGGTGGTCGACCGGATGCTGGGTACCGGCACGCTGATCATCGGCTCGTCCTCGGAGGAGCCGCTCGAATACGACGACATCCCCCAGGTGCAGCAGGTGCACTCGCTGCTCTACCACCAGGTCTTCGAGGCCGACCGCGGGCGCGGTGACCAGCCGTGGACCGGCGGCTATCGGTGA